The Budorcas taxicolor isolate Tak-1 chromosome 5, Takin1.1, whole genome shotgun sequence genome includes a window with the following:
- the GALNT4 gene encoding polypeptide N-acetylgalactosaminyltransferase 4, with product MKIRMAVRWTWARKSCLLLALLTVAYLLVELSVSTFHASLRAGGAREPGSRQLSEPGKKAVDLSRPLYEKPPADSRALGEWGKASKLQLSESELKQQEELIERYAINIYLSDRISLHRHIEDKRMYECKSKKFNYRRLPTTSVIIAFYNEAWSTLLRTIHSVLETSPAVLLKEIILVDDLSDRVYLKTQLETYVSNLDRVRLIRTNKREGLVRARLIGATFATGDVLTFLDCHCECNTGWLEPLLERIHKDETVVICPVIDTIDWNTFEFYMQTGEPMIGGFDWRLTFQWHSVPKHERDRRKSRIEPFRSPTMAGGLFAVSKKYFQYLGTYDTGMEVWGGENLELSFRVWQCGGKLEIHPCSHVGHVFPKRAPYARPNFLQNTARAAEVWMDEYKEHFYNRNPPARKEAYGDISERKLLRERLRCKSFDWYLKNVFSTLHVPEDRPGWHGAIRSIGISSECLDYNAPDNNPTSANLSLFGCHGQGGNQFFEYTSNKEIRFNSVTELCAEVPELKKHVGMQNCPKDGFPIPANIIWHFKEDGTIFHPHSGLCLSAYRTPEGRPDVQMRTCDALDKNQIWKFET from the coding sequence ATGAAGATCCGGATGGCCGTAAGGTGGACGTGGGCACGCAAAAGCTGCCTGCTGCTGGCGCTCCTAACAGTGGCCTACCTCCTGGTGGAACTCTCCGTCTCCACTTTCCATGCCTCCTTACGAGCCGGCGGTGCCCGGGAACCGGGGTCAAGACAGCTCTCAGAGCCGGGGAAGAAAGCAGTGGATTTGTCTCGACCGCTGTATGAGAAGCCCCCTGCAGATTCCCGTGCCCTTGGGGAGTGGGGGAAAGCCAGCAAACTCCAGCTCAGCGAGAGTGAACTGAAGCAGCAAGAGGAACTCATTGAGAGATATGCCATTAACATTTACCTCAGTGACAGGATTTCCCTGCACCGCCACATAGAGGATAAAAGAATGTATGAGTGTAAGTCCAAGAAGTTTAACTACAGGAGACTTCCCACCACTTCTGTCATCATCGCTTTCTATAACGAAGCCTGGTCGACTTTACTTCGCACCATCCACAGTGTTTTAGAAACTTCTCCTGCagtccttctgaaggagatcatcttAGTCGATGACTTGAGCGACAGAGTGTATTTGAAGACACAGCTTGAAACTTACGTCAGCAATCTGGATAGAGTCCGCCTGATTAGAACAAACAAGCGGGAAGGGCTGGTGAGGGCCCGTCTGATTGGGGCCACTTTTGCCACTGGCGATGTCCTGACTTTCCTGGATTGTCACTGTGAGTGTAATACTGGTTGGCTGGAGCCACTTTTGGAAAGGATTCATAAGGATGAAACAGTGGTCATTTGTCCTGTTATAGACACCATCGACTGGAATACTTTTGAATTCTATATGCAGACTGGGGAACCCATGATTGGTGGGTTCGACTGGCGTCTAACATTCCAGTGGCATTCTGTCCCCAAACATGAAAGGGACAGGCGTAAATCGAGAATTGAACCATTCAGATCGCCCACCATGGCCGGAGGACTGTTTGCAGTCAGCAAGAAGTATTTTCAGTACCTTGGAACTTATGACACTGGGATGGAAGTGTGGGGAGGTGAAAACCTGGAGCTGTCTTTCAGGGTGTGGCAGTGTGGAGGTAAACTGGAGATCCACCCGTGTTCCCACGTGGGCCACGTATTCCCTAAGCGGGCACCATATGCTCGGCCCAATTTCCTGCAGAATACTGCTCGGGCAGCGGAAGTCTGGATGGACGAGTACAAAGAGCATTTCTACAACCGAAACCCTCCAGCAAGGAAAGAAGCTTATGGTgatatttctgaaagaaaattactACGGGAAAGGCTGAGGTGCAAGAGCTTTGACTGGTAtttgaaaaatgtgttttctacTTTGCACGTTCCAGAGGATAGGCCAGGCTGGCACGGAGCTATTCGCAGTATTGGGATCTCTTCTGAATGTTTAGATTATAATGCTCCTGACAACAACCCCACAAGTGCTAACCTTTCCCTGTTTGGGTGCCACGGTCAAGGAGGCAATCAATTCTTTGAGTATACCTCCAACAAAGAAATAAGGTTTAATTCGGTGACGGAGTTATGTGCAGAAGTTCCCGAGCTAAAAAAGCATGTGGGAATGCAAAATTGTCCCAAAGATGGGTTTCCTATCCCAGcaaacattatttggcattttaAAGAAGATGGAACCATTTTTCATCCCCACTCAGGGCTGTGTCTTAGTGCTTACCGGACACCCGAGGGCCGGCCCGATGTTCAGATGAGAACTTGTGATGCTCTGGATAAAAATCAAATCTGGAAGTTTGAGACATAG